In one window of Roseofilum casamattae BLCC-M143 DNA:
- the secG gene encoding preprotein translocase subunit SecG, translating to MNPVSILQIIWAISAFSLIVLILLHSPKGDGIGGIGGQAQLFTSAKSAETTLNRTAWALAVMFIGLTIVLSAGWLEPVG from the coding sequence ATGAATCCTGTTAGTATCTTACAAATCATTTGGGCAATCTCTGCCTTTAGTCTAATCGTCCTGATCTTGCTCCATAGCCCGAAAGGCGATGGCATTGGCGGCATTGGCGGACAAGCCCAATTGTTCACCAGTGCCAAAAGCGCCGAAACGACTCTGAATCGAACGGCCTGGGCATTAGCTGTAATGTTTATTGGATTAACGATTGTCTTGAGTGCGGGATGGTTAGAACCCGTGGGTTAG